One genomic region from Camelus bactrianus isolate YW-2024 breed Bactrian camel chromosome 3, ASM4877302v1, whole genome shotgun sequence encodes:
- the PRR16 gene encoding protein Largen isoform X2 — protein MTDSSKTDTLNSSSSGTTASSIEKIKVQANAPLIKPPAHPSAILTVLRKPNPPPPPPRLTPVKCEDPQRVVPAVNPVKTNGTLLRNGGFPGAPNKIPNGDICCKPSSRLDKAPVQALMHRPEKDRCPQAGPRERVRFNEKVQYHGYCPDCDTRYNIRNREVHLHSEPVHPPGKLPPQGPPHPPPSHLPPFPVENGGLGISHSNSFPPLRPATVPPPTAPKPQKTILRKSTTTTV, from the coding sequence ATGACCGACAGCTCCAAAACGGACACCCTCAATAGTAGCTCCAGCGGCACGACAGCCTCCAGCATAGAGAAGATCAAAGTGCAGGCCAATGCCCCTCTCATTAAACCCCCAGCCCACCCATCTGCTATCCTCACGGTCCTGAGAAAGCCCAACCCTCCGCCACCTCCTCCGCGGCTGACACCTGTGAAGTGTGAAGACCCCCAACGGGTGGTGCCCGCTGTCAATCCGGTCAAGACCAACGGCACCCTTCTGCGAAATGGAGGCTTCCCAGGGGCACCAAACAAAATTCCAAACGGAGACATCTGCTGCAAACCCAGCAGTCGCTTGGACAAGGCTCCGGTGCAGGCTCTGATGCATAGACCTGAAAAAGACAGGTGCCCCCAAGCAGGGCCGCGGGAACGAGTTCGGTTTAATGAAAAAGTGCAGTACCATGGCTATTGCCCTGACTGTGACACCCGGTATAACATCAGAAACAGGGAGGTCCACTTACACAGCGAGCCCGTCCACCCGCCAGGAAAGCTCCCTCCCCaaggccctccccaccctccgccCTCACATCTCCCTCCTTTCCCAGTAGAAAATGGGGGGCTGGGAATAAGCCACAGTAACAGCTTCCCCCCTCTCAGACCTGCAACTGTGCCTCCTCCCACCGCACCAAAACCGCAGAAGACGATCTTGAGGAAATCTACCACTACAACAGTGTGA